A genomic region of Desulfonatronovibrio magnus contains the following coding sequences:
- a CDS encoding DUF1566 domain-containing protein, with the protein MTDKYAGLMWQKATAGPMKWLEDKSYASGLSWAGHSHWRLPTKDELAVLSYPPCTCKGMMDVVNDWYWSSSPHAYDSNSAWGVHFDNGYVGNRYVEHSLHVRAVRTGQ; encoded by the coding sequence GTGACGGATAAATATGCTGGCCTGATGTGGCAGAAGGCAACCGCTGGCCCTATGAAGTGGCTTGAAGACAAAAGTTATGCCTCTGGCCTTTCATGGGCCGGTCATTCCCATTGGAGGCTGCCCACAAAAGATGAACTGGCAGTGCTTTCCTATCCACCATGTACATGTAAAGGTATGATGGACGTGGTTAATGATTGGTACTGGTCGTCTTCGCCCCATGCGTACGATTCCAATAGCGCCTGGGGCGTGCACTTCGATAACGGCTACGTGGGCAACCGCTATGTGGAACACAGCCTACACGTGCGGGCGGTGCGCACGGGACAGTGA